One Bythopirellula goksoeyrii genomic window, GAGTATCGATCATCACGTTTCCTACTAACTTAATATCTTCCGATGCACGCCCTTCGCGAACAAGATTGGTGACCCCGGCTGGTTCCGAAACAAGTAACAGATCCGAAACGGTATCAGTTACCATCCGATTGATCTCTTCAGGCATCGATTTATCAAAACTTCGTAATCCCGCCTCGACATGTGCGATTCGGATACCCAGTTTTGCCGCAGCAAGTGCTGCAGCTAAAGTAGAGTTGACGTCACCAACTACAACCACATAATCGTACTTTCCACCGCTCGGTGCGCCTTTCAGAAGCACGGATTCTATTCCCTCTAAGATCCGAGCCGTTTGCATTCCGTGGCTTCCCGAACCAATTTCAAGAGACACGTCCGGACGACGCATACCGAGTTCGGTAAAAAAAATATTCGATAGGTTTGAATCATAGTGTTGCCCAGTATGAATTAAAAGTATTTCAAATTCGCCATCGAATTCGTTGTTTTCTAACGCGCGGATTATTGGCGCCATTTTCATAAAGTTCGGTCTTGCCCCAACAATACAGGCTAAACGAATCGGCATAGTAGTCCAATTTTTTCCAAAGAAGAGTTGTCGATCTTCAAATGTAAGGGTATTGAGAAATGGAATAGTCAGAATGGATCGCAAGGCTGTACTAGGACTATAAAATAATAAAACCGCCTTTGCCACGGAGGCACTTCAACGACTAAACATTTTATGTTGACCGAGCGAGTTCTCCTATAGGCAGAAAAAGGTTGGTAACTCGAAATCAATATCTCACGCGTGATTGGCAAGTGCCACGCCTTAGTTAGACGCTTTCCCGCTGTGGTCCGGATGGATGTCCAAGGCATACAGGCATTTCTTCACCAGAAGCTTGGTTGTTGAAGCGTGGTACCTACACTCTTTCGCAGCGCAAGCATTCATAGAGAAATCCGTGGCAGCAATAACTCGGCAGTTCAATTCGATAGTTTAGTAGAAGAATGGTCTCTATTTGGTCCTTACTTTCCATCCTTCAACAATCGCACGGAGTGCTAACAGGCTGAACTTGTGGTCTACCCCCTGTCGCTTTATATCCAATAAACTAAATTCTGGCGGATTCGTCCCGCCGTATGCCGACAAGCAACACGAGACCCCCATTTTTTCCAGCTCTTGACGGAGATGAGTTGTAATGTCGTCTGACTTGCCGTATGGATAGGCAAACCATTCAGCCGCACCATCCCTTCCAAACTTGGCAATGATATCTTCAACTGATGTGCGGATCTCGGTGATTGCCTGTTCAGAATTGATTTTTCCAACATTTGCATGAGTAGCAGTATGAGGTCCAATATGGAATCCCCATTCGAATATTTTTGAGGCTTCTTCCCAGGACAGGGCGGGAACTCGTTTGCCCAGTTTTTCGATATCGTGAGGAAATGGCCGTTCGGAACCAACTATGCGAGTCGATATAAAGAAAGTGGCAGGCAAGCCCTCACGTCGGAGAAGTCTCGCAGCTAAATAATTGCTTTCGTAGCCATCATCGAAAGTAATTACTACTGCAGGCCTTCTTCGCGGCTCTCCTCGACTAGCAAGAAATTCCGGCATGTCTAGAACCTGGTAAGAACTTGCAAGAAAATGGATTTGTTGCTGAAATTGTTCGATGCCCACTGTTACATCGTCGAGATACTCATCATCCACTCTGTGATATAGCAGAATCGTTACATGAGAAGTACCGCGCACACGATTTAGCAGATTTCGGAAGGGAGCAAAGACGAAAACGTATCCTATTAGTAAGCACGTTTTCACAAGACTCCGAAGCCGTCCAAGAACAGAAAACCGAGCGGATCTTCTTCTCTCGCAGCTTCTGCATACTTTATGTTTGAGTAGAAATGGCGGGATAGATCGAGTTGGGGTCTTTGCTCTTTCTTGGGGTGTCCGAGGCTGCTCGCCGGAATCAAGTTGAGAGAGAACTGACAAGAGCAATTCCTCACCCAATTGATCAAGCAATGAGCCCAGGCCGCCAGGTGTTGTATAGCTGGGAATCTTAAAGAGTCTCTGCTCAATAATGTCACCGGTGTCCAACCCCCGAGCTACCCAATGGACACTTACGCCTGACTGAAGGGCCCCGTCGTGCAATTCCCAGAAGCCAGGAGGCATTCCTCGGTATTCTGGTAAATAGCTCTTGTGTATATTGATGGTTCCTTGTAGTGGCAATTCAAAAAGCGAAGGTTTCAATATTGGTGCGCCTAACGAGATGCCTAACCAAGGGCTGAATTGGCTTATTAAGTCCAAAGTTTCTTGAGAGTGTAGCCATGAGGACCGGTGGTACATTACGTTTGGTCTTTGAGGTGAACAGAGAGAAAAGAGACTAGGATTTGTCCTGCGATTTCCTGGAATCCAACTTCGAACCCTTCCCGGGAACCCAGCCATTAGACTTAATGGATAAGAAATAGGTTCTCTCAATACCCTTCGGGACTTATTTTTCAAATAGGTCCATATTCGGCGCTGTCTGCCCGGTCCCTGAACAATAAGAATGCGCCAGAGTGGATACTTACTGGAAATGGCTTCCAGGGTTTCTTTCGTCGAGGGTAGTGTTTCGGGCCCGCAAAATACGACTATCTTGCGGGAGGTTGAGCGAGTATCTTCAGCGGTTTTCGTACTCTCGTGTGAATGTACATCATACATTTAGAAGAATCTTTCGTAGGCGATAGATGCTCTTAATGATCTTTTCATTCGCCATGAGGCACGTATGATACTTCAGAATACTCCGATACCGTGATGCATACAAGATCCGTATCCGATGATAGACTTTGGCACCTCCTTTAATTCCAGGACCTAGAAGGACTCCAGCTTCATTTCGACCAAACGATATTATCTGGCTGGATGTTGACAGACGCCAAGAAACGGAGCCTCAAATACCTTCGTATGTGACGCAGTTTATCACAACCCTCTGGCAGATCACAACTTAAATAGCGAAAGTACAGAGTGAGCATACCATGAATGAATTCGCCATCCACTCATTGAAGCGATGTCGGACATGTGAAGTCTACCAAGATAAATAATTGAGGTTCAAAGCCGATTATCAGGTGCGACTAGATGCAAATGCGATCCAGTCCTACAGACTTGAGAAGCGAACCTTGTCTGTTATAGCTCGAGGCCTGGATATTTGAGCGATTCGCATCATATTGCGAGGAAAAATACCAACGTCAACGATTCCCAAGGGGCAAGAATTCGTATAACATCATGAGACTTAGGTCTCATGCGTGGCCGGTCCTTTGGTTTTTTTGCGGGTTGCGTTAACATGACCCTCGTTGGAGAGTTCTCCAATTCATCTCCATCAACTACAAATTGAGAGCCTCAAAGCGCAGAAGATTAATCGTTTTCCAAGTCCACACTCATCTCGAGGGTGGAATGGCCACGGCGATCAAATTGGAAATCGTGTTAGGGAAAAAAAGTGTCAGACTCTGAGCCACGTAGCAAAACAATTGGAATTCTTTGGAATCCTTGGGGTCAATACCTTGATGGCCAAAGCCTCAAGAATCGATGGATGAGGTTTATTGGGCATCGAGCTATGATAAAGAATCGGTCAGACCTTGTTCAACTGTTCCAATTACATTATCCCGATCAAGAAGTTTTGGACTTTTCTGGTAAATTGGAGGAGCTCAATTCAATTTCAAAATACGACAACATCGTACTGTTGTACCCCGATCCGATTGGTCACGGGTTCGCGTTCTTGGAGCGTGCCCTCAGAAACAATAAGGCGAGTAATCAAGATATTTGGGCACTGAATGGACGCGGTCGCAGCTTCCGCTTGACTCCAAAAATTGCCTCTCAATTGCGGATTCGTCGGATGTTGGAACTAGTTCCCCTCGCCGAATGCGTGCTTTTGACAGCATTAATTCTACTCAGCCCATTAATTATGCTTTGGAATACTGGGCGTCGGTAAGAAACTTCTTTGGATTTATGATGCTTTCAAGAGGCTAGAAAATGATTCCAGGGCGCGAGCCTCTCTTTAAGGCAGATGACGTATCAAAGTGGTGGAAGTCTAACCCCCAGACATATGCTTCCGACTTTCACGGAGGCATGCAGTTCGGCAACAAGAAAGTTGAGTTCGGCACACGAGAGTATTTCGAATCTATTGATGCTGAGTTTTATGAATGGAATGTAGGCCACCACGGCGACAAGCCGTTTAGCAATCTGTTTCCCTATGAACAATATCTTGGCAAGGACGTCTTGGAGGTAGGTTGTGGTCAAGGATATCAAGCCTCTAATTGGGCGAAGGCAGGCGCAAAGATCACGGCAGTAGATCTGAATCCGCAAGCGGTTAAGATTACTACAGAACGTTTTCGGCAGTTTGATCTCACCGGTAATATCAAACTCTGCGACGCACGAGAGCTTCCATTTGACAACGAAACTTTCGACTATGTCTATTCCTGGGGAGTACTTCACCACTCGCCTGACATAGAAAAATCTCTTAGTGAAGTACTGCGAGTACTCAAGCCGGGAGGAGGATTTGGGGTGTATCTATATTGCCGCAGGTCATTTTACTACTTATGGGGCATGAGGTACGTCGAGGGTTTTCTCCACTTTGAAAACCAATTCCTTTCACCATTGCAACTAGCTAGTCGTTACACTGACGGGTGGGAAAAAGACGGCAATCCCCACACCTGGCCTGTTACAGTGTCTGAGATGAAAAGTGTATTCCAAGACAACTGCGACGATTTGAAAATGTCGTCGCTAGAGATCTTTCCCCCGACGCCAATGTGGGCCCATTTCATGCCGCCTGTTCTGAGAGATTTAGTTCCCTCCTTTGTCCAAAGAGCATGGATTCAAAACGTTTTCTGGAATCTCTGGATATCGGGGCGCAAAAAAACTTAGAGTACTCTATCTCAGTCTGCTACTCCCGTGTCGCGCAAATGACACGCGTAATTAATATATAATCTATGTGAATCGCCGCCAAATGATCGTTCGATGGATGAGTGGAAATGAAAAAAGGATTGCGGATCCCGTTCGCTCCAATCCTGCCTTTTCGATCCCCCTATGCGATGGTTTGTACTCGACCTTGGTTTTCATCAAAACCCGGCGTACTCCCTGGGATCGAGCAACTAGGATGAGGTTGCGTATTGCCATGCCGTAAATCCCCTGGCCGCGAAATTCTGGCAAAGTTTCGCAAGCGGTAATCTCAGCTTCGTCTGGCTGTGCTTTAATTACCTGCGGTGGATCCTTTTGCATGGCATTCGCTGGCAGTAGCCAAGATATGTGGGCGAGTTGATCATCAACATATACACCGTATGCGTAGCTCTTACCGAAGCGATCCAATCGACTGCATTGACGCGCGCGGAAAGAACTATCACTAACAGTGATACTTCGCAAGTCGTCTGGCGAGAGTGCCTGGAATGTGAGCCCGATTTGCACCTCTGGTGGCCGAACAGCTTCCGTATCTATTGCGTATATACTAAAACGCGAAACTTGGCCGAACAACAAGTACAGAAATACTTTTCTGTCAGCACTAAATAATCGGATCGCCCGTTTGAATTTGCGACCCCAACTGACTCCTAAGAAAAAAGTGGCTTCTGGTAAGAGCAATCGCGAGGCACCGAATCCTTCCTTGAATCTTCCCAAGCCTGAATCTACGTCTGCCCCACCTAGATTCAATATTTCTTTGTTTTCAGCACTCAATTGGCTCGCAATACTATTGATCAAAAAATGCGATGCGCCAATCGCCATACCTTCCGGAGACGTTCCGGCGGATTGATAGTAACCCCCATTTGGTGAGATCAGCAATAACACGCTGGATAGCACTGCAGTGTTATGGACCGCCTGGAACAGTTCACCCGCACCAGATTCCAGATACGCTATGTGCTCGGGCGATGGGCCTACCCCATGTACGTCTTCACCACGTGAACTCCGTCGCTCCAAGGATTGGTTCATCAATCTATTATGAAGGATTGCCGCCGCTGCAGTTCGGGTCCGACGAACAACGAGACCGGCCTTCTGAGCTTTCTTCACGTTTCTTTTGTGATTCGAACCCAACATAGACATAAGATCGCCTTTGAGGTCTAAAACGAATTCGCAACGGTCTCTCCTTGTGCAATCTCCAAACGTAGGGATCTCAACTCCGGTCGGTGAACCAAACGTACCGATGAAAAGTTCCGAGACGCGTTGCTGGCGGCAAAACTCTCGTAGGCCATCCCAAAATAAACTGTCTGCCCCAACGAGTGGCATTGAGGGAATTACTAGGTTCCAACAGAGACGGCTTCGATTTAGAAACGCACCGCATCCGGACACGAGCTCGCCAGTGCTTTGTCTCAGCCCCAACGTCCAAATCTCGCAACCAACTTCATCCATTGCACGGAAGTAATTCCAAGTAACGAAAGGGTTAGTGGGCGACAATGCGCTGATGTCCTCGACGAGGCTTTCCTTCGCACGCACAGCAAAGAATTCGAGCGATGTCACGCTGATATCCTTAACTCCAAAGCGAGCGCATCAACTAGGAACTTGGTGGCCCAGTTGAGAATACTTAGGCGACCATACTCGCCCCACACTGGATAAGAACCAGAAAGGCCACCGCGCAAGCGGAAGTCCGGATTGCGAATGTCATGCCGCGTCATTAGATATCGATTTACACGGAGCGCGGCTTCACGATATTTCTCCTGGCACGTAATGAGGAAGAGTTCACTCCATATGATTGAGGTTTGCGCTGATCCGGTAAGGCAACACCACTTAACTGCTGGTGAAAGATCGCTGCGCAGCCTCCCGGCAATAAATCCATCGTGATGCATGATCTTCAGCAGAGAGTCTGCGAGCCGTCTCGCTCCGTCGATCAGATCTTCGCGCCCCGTGACTTTCCCGATTCCGACCAATCCTTGCATGGCGTATGCAAGGGTATGCAATAGTGGTGCCCGCCGGTCGGTAAGGCAACAGTCAGGGAACCATCCGTTGGACATTTGACGTTTGAGGCAATATCCGGCGTTCCTCAAAGCCGCCTGTATGAATCGTTCCTCACCAAGCGCCAATCCTGCGGCGCAAAGCCCCCACGCTGCCTTGACGTTGTAGAGGGTCGATTCGGGGTTGCTAAACTTTGAATTCCCGCATATCCAGCTGCCATTAGTCTCTTGCATAGCAACAAGCCATTCAGAAGCCCGCCACGCAGCTTGCTTAAAACGTTCTTCATCGGTTAGTTGAATCAAAGCACTCCAACCAAGTAGTACCATTCCAGTGTTGAATATCGCTGGACTAGGCTGCGTGTTAACTCTGCCGCCCATCACAGCACCTTCCGGAAGCAGAATGTCGATCTCCCAATCCCCCATAGCGATGGCTCGATTAAGAAGATCGGAATTGCTTGTCAATTGTGCTTGTTCCACAAAGGTCTGGCAGATGTAGCCAGTTGTCTCCGGGTAGCTGAGATCAAAATCCTGGCCGAAGAATACGCCATATGAGACGCCACGATCAGAGCCTACATCCTGCGCCCGCTTCAGCCAATTCATGGCCTCATGAAGGTGGCTTCTAACGTCAACGTTGCCTATGTCAGGATCGTAGAGCGGGGAAAGCAGAATTCGTTGCTTACGCTGTTCCAAAAGGTGAAGCAGTTTTCTCTTTAGTCGAGCAACCATAGCTACAACTCACTCGTCTCCAAGAGTAAAAGCCTATGCAATCGGAATAATTGTCAATTAACAACAATAGCTTCTTTAGAACACTTATTTCTTGGTTTACATGAGAGCGCCTGGCCTGCCCCCAATGTTCTTGTTAACAGCATTCTTTCAAGGAATGATTCCCTTATTAATGCTATTACTCGGTGGGAAGTCCACAAAAGCTTTACCTACGATGGTAATTAGTATTTATCACCAAATCCGGTCAATATAGTTTACTTTTATGTCCGGTAGTTCGTCAACTGGCGGGACACCGTACAGCCCACGGAAGCAAATAACTGACCTCAGACAAACCAAGCGCCTAATCCAATA contains:
- the wecB gene encoding non-hydrolyzing UDP-N-acetylglucosamine 2-epimerase, with amino-acid sequence MAKAVLLFYSPSTALRSILTIPFLNTLTFEDRQLFFGKNWTTMPIRLACIVGARPNFMKMAPIIRALENNEFDGEFEILLIHTGQHYDSNLSNIFFTELGMRRPDVSLEIGSGSHGMQTARILEGIESVLLKGAPSGGKYDYVVVVGDVNSTLAAALAAAKLGIRIAHVEAGLRSFDKSMPEEINRMVTDTVSDLLLVSEPAGVTNLVREGRASEDIKLVGNVMIDTLVHMLDQAKDIVVAEQFGVKPNHYGVITLHRPSNVDDVKILADLVAVLIDISSHIPLVFPVHPRTEQKLEQAGIRVKLEKAPNIHLMGPLGYLPFLSLTSNSRVIVTDSGGLQEESTFLGIPCLTLRSNTERPITVEIGTSTLIGSNADLLRSSLHDVLHGKYKLGRCPELWDGHAAERIATVLTN
- a CDS encoding GNAT family N-acetyltransferase, whose amino-acid sequence is MNQSLERRSSRGEDVHGVGPSPEHIAYLESGAGELFQAVHNTAVLSSVLLLISPNGGYYQSAGTSPEGMAIGASHFLINSIASQLSAENKEILNLGGADVDSGLGRFKEGFGASRLLLPEATFFLGVSWGRKFKRAIRLFSADRKVFLYLLFGQVSRFSIYAIDTEAVRPPEVQIGLTFQALSPDDLRSITVSDSSFRARQCSRLDRFGKSYAYGVYVDDQLAHISWLLPANAMQKDPPQVIKAQPDEAEITACETLPEFRGQGIYGMAIRNLILVARSQGVRRVLMKTKVEYKPSHRGIEKAGLERTGSAILFSFPLIHRTIIWRRFT
- a CDS encoding prenyltransferase/squalene oxidase repeat-containing protein gives rise to the protein MVARLKRKLLHLLEQRKQRILLSPLYDPDIGNVDVRSHLHEAMNWLKRAQDVGSDRGVSYGVFFGQDFDLSYPETTGYICQTFVEQAQLTSNSDLLNRAIAMGDWEIDILLPEGAVMGGRVNTQPSPAIFNTGMVLLGWSALIQLTDEERFKQAAWRASEWLVAMQETNGSWICGNSKFSNPESTLYNVKAAWGLCAAGLALGEERFIQAALRNAGYCLKRQMSNGWFPDCCLTDRRAPLLHTLAYAMQGLVGIGKVTGREDLIDGARRLADSLLKIMHHDGFIAGRLRSDLSPAVKWCCLTGSAQTSIIWSELFLITCQEKYREAALRVNRYLMTRHDIRNPDFRLRGGLSGSYPVWGEYGRLSILNWATKFLVDALALELRISA
- a CDS encoding class I SAM-dependent methyltransferase, with the translated sequence MIPGREPLFKADDVSKWWKSNPQTYASDFHGGMQFGNKKVEFGTREYFESIDAEFYEWNVGHHGDKPFSNLFPYEQYLGKDVLEVGCGQGYQASNWAKAGAKITAVDLNPQAVKITTERFRQFDLTGNIKLCDARELPFDNETFDYVYSWGVLHHSPDIEKSLSEVLRVLKPGGGFGVYLYCRRSFYYLWGMRYVEGFLHFENQFLSPLQLASRYTDGWEKDGNPHTWPVTVSEMKSVFQDNCDDLKMSSLEIFPPTPMWAHFMPPVLRDLVPSFVQRAWIQNVFWNLWISGRKKT
- a CDS encoding polysaccharide deacetylase family protein — translated: MGIEQFQQQIHFLASSYQVLDMPEFLASRGEPRRRPAVVITFDDGYESNYLAARLLRREGLPATFFISTRIVGSERPFPHDIEKLGKRVPALSWEEASKIFEWGFHIGPHTATHANVGKINSEQAITEIRTSVEDIIAKFGRDGAAEWFAYPYGKSDDITTHLRQELEKMGVSCCLSAYGGTNPPEFSLLDIKRQGVDHKFSLLALRAIVEGWKVRTK